In Rhodamnia argentea isolate NSW1041297 chromosome 11, ASM2092103v1, whole genome shotgun sequence, one genomic interval encodes:
- the LOC115735635 gene encoding thymocyte nuclear protein 1, whose product MLLGRHPWRQNLAIPAIKATTFRLQSLPHSNPSVHFAVRNSEPRSFTTEEMGKPKQYWLLKTEPGEWSWDEQAASDGGVAKWDGVKNKQAQKNLKSMRLRDLCLFYHSGAKARRVVGVVEVARQWYDDGDGGDGAVDVRAVGEMRRHVELAELKGDGALKGFALLRQPRLSVVPVAADVWDRICELGGGYEGDGKDADDGDGEG is encoded by the coding sequence ATGCTCCTTGGCCGCCATCCTTGGCGCCAGAATCTTGCAATTCCCGCCATAAAAGCCACAACTTTCCGACTCCAAAGCCTGCCGCACTCAAACCCTTCAGTCCACTTCGCCGTCAGAAACAGCGAACCTCGCTCTTTCACCACCGAAGAGATGGGCAAGCCCAAACAGTACTGGCTCCTGAAAACCGAGCCGGGCGAGTGGTCCTGGGACGAGCAGGCGGCCTCTGACGGCGGCGTCGCCAAGTGGGACGGCGTCAAGAACAAGCAGGCCCAGAAGAACCTCAAGTCCATGCGCCTCCGCGACCTCTGCCTCTTCTACCACTCCGGGGCCAAGGCCCGCCGCGTCGTCGGCGTCGTCGAGGTGGCGCGCCAGTGGTACGACGACGGGGACGGCGGCGACGGGGCGGTGGACGTGAGGGCGGTGGGGGAGATGAGGAGGCACGTGGAGCTGGCGGAGCTTAAGGGGGACGGCGCGCTCAAGGGGTTCGCCCTGCTGAGGCAGCCGAGGCTGTCGGTGGTGCCGGTGGCGGCGGATGTCTGGGATAGGATCTGCGAGCTGGGCGGTGGGTACGAAGGGGATGGCAAAGATGCGGACGACGGCGATGGTGAGGGCTGA
- the LOC115735636 gene encoding phytosulfokines-like: MMKASRVVIVFSLLTLLLISNVSRAARPAPAGGDASGTRPEGVDREAEKVEAEQSCEGVGEDECLMRRTLEAHLDYIYTQKQKP, translated from the exons ATGATGAAGGCTTCTAGAGTAGTCATCGTTTTTTCTTTGCTAACCCTCCTCTTGATCTCCAACGTGTCTCGAGCTGCTCGGCCGGCGCCGGCTGGTGGCGATGCGTCGGGAACTCGACCTGAG GGTGTTGATCGTGAAGCAGAGAAGGTGGAGGCGGAGCAGAGCTGTGAAGGAGTTGGAGAAGATGAGTGCCTGATGAGAAGAACCCTCGAAGCTCACCTCGATTACATCTACACTCAGAAGCAAAAACCCTga
- the LOC115735633 gene encoding ribosomal RNA small subunit methyltransferase E isoform X1, whose product MQAHQPTFHHFVALSNRWWRRTSCKFRAFCSSSPSSDYSNQSRGGLPRFFSDVLPPSKGGVIRVQGDEFWHMTKVLRLSTNDRVELFNGKGGLVRGNIQSVDRAGLDFVSLEDPKLVPPQRPLWHVFAAFGTLKGGRADWLVEKCTELGASSVTPLLTDRSPSVSENRFDRLQRLILAASKQCQRLHEMVLNPPQKIGDILPCVRKSKLSLLAVAEAPSLMSALTSCRMEPDGIMIIGPEGDFTEKEVSILMEAGATAVGLGPHRLRVETATIALLATLMLWSDHQVTKN is encoded by the exons ATGCAAGCTCATCAACCAACGTTCCACCATTTTGTCGCCCTCTCGAACCGGTGGTGGCGCCGAACATCATGCAAGTTTCGAGCTTTTTGCAGCTCCTCACCTTCTTCGGATTACTCCAACCAGTCTCGCGGTGGACTCCCTCGGTTCTTCTCCGACGTCCTCCCTCCTTCCAAG GGTGGGGTTATTCGGGTGCAGGGAGATGAATTCTGGCATATGACCAAAGTGTTGAGGTTGAGCACAAACGACAG GGTAGAGCTCTTCAATGGGAAGGGAGGATTAGTTAGGGGGAACATTCAGAGTGTTGACCGTGCTGGATTGGACTTTGTCTCTCTGGAAGACCCGAAATTGGTCCCTCCTCAGAGGCCGCTGTGGCATGTATTTGCTGCTTTTG GAACTCTAAAGGGTGGCCGAGCTGATTGGCTTGTTGAGAAATGTACG GAGCTGGGGGCTAGCAGTGTAACTCCTCTGTTGACGGACCGATCTCCTTCAGTCTCAGAAAATAGGTTCGACAGGCTGCAACGGCTCATCTTAGCTGCATCAAAGCAAT GTCAGCGGCTTCATGAAATGGTACTTAATCCTCCACAAAAGATCGGTGACATTCTACCTTGT GTTCGAAAGTCAAAGCTATCTTTACTCGCTGTTGCAGAAGCTCCTTCTCTCATGAGTGCATTGACTTCATGCAGAATGGAACCTGATGGGATTATGATTATTGGACCTGAAGGAG ATTTTACTGAGAAAGAAGTGAGTATACTGATGGAAGCAGGTGCTACTGCTGTTGGCCTAGGGCCACATCGCTTACGGGTAGAAACTGCCACAATTGCCCTTCTGGCAACACTCATGTTATGGTCTGATCATCAAGTgaccaaaaattga
- the LOC115735633 gene encoding ribosomal RNA small subunit methyltransferase E isoform X2 has protein sequence MQAHQPTFHHFVALSNRWWRRTSCKFRAFCSSSPSSDYSNQSRGGLPRFFSDVLPPSKGGVIRVQGDEFWHMTKVLRLSTNDRVELFNGKGGLVRGNIQSVDRAGLDFVSLEDPKLVPPQRPLWHVFAAFGTLKGGRADWLVEKCTELGASSVTPLLTDRSPSVSENRFDRLQRLILAASKQCQRLHEMVRKSKLSLLAVAEAPSLMSALTSCRMEPDGIMIIGPEGDFTEKEVSILMEAGATAVGLGPHRLRVETATIALLATLMLWSDHQVTKN, from the exons ATGCAAGCTCATCAACCAACGTTCCACCATTTTGTCGCCCTCTCGAACCGGTGGTGGCGCCGAACATCATGCAAGTTTCGAGCTTTTTGCAGCTCCTCACCTTCTTCGGATTACTCCAACCAGTCTCGCGGTGGACTCCCTCGGTTCTTCTCCGACGTCCTCCCTCCTTCCAAG GGTGGGGTTATTCGGGTGCAGGGAGATGAATTCTGGCATATGACCAAAGTGTTGAGGTTGAGCACAAACGACAG GGTAGAGCTCTTCAATGGGAAGGGAGGATTAGTTAGGGGGAACATTCAGAGTGTTGACCGTGCTGGATTGGACTTTGTCTCTCTGGAAGACCCGAAATTGGTCCCTCCTCAGAGGCCGCTGTGGCATGTATTTGCTGCTTTTG GAACTCTAAAGGGTGGCCGAGCTGATTGGCTTGTTGAGAAATGTACG GAGCTGGGGGCTAGCAGTGTAACTCCTCTGTTGACGGACCGATCTCCTTCAGTCTCAGAAAATAGGTTCGACAGGCTGCAACGGCTCATCTTAGCTGCATCAAAGCAAT GTCAGCGGCTTCATGAAATG GTTCGAAAGTCAAAGCTATCTTTACTCGCTGTTGCAGAAGCTCCTTCTCTCATGAGTGCATTGACTTCATGCAGAATGGAACCTGATGGGATTATGATTATTGGACCTGAAGGAG ATTTTACTGAGAAAGAAGTGAGTATACTGATGGAAGCAGGTGCTACTGCTGTTGGCCTAGGGCCACATCGCTTACGGGTAGAAACTGCCACAATTGCCCTTCTGGCAACACTCATGTTATGGTCTGATCATCAAGTgaccaaaaattga
- the LOC115735632 gene encoding F-box protein SKIP22-like has protein sequence MKLRLRSLESNDTLKLDVPNPCSLPQLRQILADRLSPAPGSSFRLSLNRTDELQSPNPADSLQSLGLASGDLVYYTLDPDGFASRGDNSSSDPNFSAGASNQVSQGHADMDSEDLPNLAGRPREVADSEMADLVPEDVQKVEVSGNTEDRGNSVPESDDFDGDGFVAVDGSVVVRSKFSEPYFLRRVLREELGGDGGDHRLLVIAVHAVMQESGFVAVDPVTGIPADRFHLPDQWPSSAFTMSLRYSLPVLVSRQSVNMPESVVLKFQSLGHFITIYGYLAKVKSGLRRICLDERRFAPTIDVMLAKGHNNVEVNEDGGPISYSEKDVFEFWKIVKDGLALPLLIDLTERVGLPLPSCFTCLPTELKLKIFELLPGIDLARVGGVCSELRYLTSNNDLWKQKYVEEFAERTERRGMINWKQSFAWSWEAKKKTKRESSWWQTPSRVDRPFYFRIRRDPNPFVFPAMIGGDYDRLPGFGVPSPFGQPFRRVPFRRNFTPNCNLGGLNG, from the coding sequence ATGAAGCTCAGGCTCCGATCTCTGGAATCCAACGATACCCTCAAGCTCGACGTCCCCAATCCCTGCTCACTCCCCCAGCTCCGCCAGATCCTCGCCGATCGCCTCTCTCCTGCTCCTGGCTCCTCCTTCCGCCTCTCTCTTAACCGCACGGACGAGCTTCAGTCGCCGAATCCCGCCGATTCTCTCCAATCTCTCGGCCTCGCATCTGGCGACCTCGTCTATTACACCCTCGACCCTGATGGTTTCGCTTCCCGGGGAGATAATAGCTCCTCGGACCCCAATTTCTCAGCAGGCGCATCGAATCAGGTTTCTCAAGGGCACGCGGACATGGATTCTGAAGATTTGCCCAATTTAGCAGGGCGGCCTCGGGAGGTCGCGGATTCGGAGATGGCCGATTTGGTTCCTGAAGATGTGCAGAAAGTCGAAGTTTCGGGAAACACTGAAGATCGAGGTAATTCTGTTCCTGAAAGTGATGATTTTGATGGCGATGGCTTTGTCGCTGTGGATGGGTCGGTTGTGGTTCGCAGTAAGTTCTCTGAGCCTTACTTTCTGAGGAGGGTTTTGAGGGAGGAATTGGGTGGTGACGGTGGTGACCATAGACTTCTAGTCATAGCGGTGCACGCGGTTATGCAGGAATCCGGTTTTGTCGCTGTTGATCCGGTGACTGGAATTCCTGCTGATCGTTTCCATCTGCCCGATCAATGGCCGTCGTCTGCATTCACCATGTCATTGCGGTACAGTCTGCCTGTCCTTGTGTCTAGGCAGAGCGTCAATATGCCTGAGAGtgttgttttgaaatttcaaagctTAGGTCACTTTATAACTATCTATGGATATCTCGCTAAAGTCAAGTCAGGACTGCGTAGAATCTGTTTGGATGAGCGAAGGTTTGCACCTACTATAGACGTGATGTTGGCAAAAGGCCATAATAATGTTGAAGTGAATGAGGATGGTGGTCCGATTTCATATTCTGAAAAAGATGTGTTTGAGTTTTGGAAGATTGTGAAAGATGGTTTGGCATTGCCGCTGTTAATAGACCTAACCGAAAGGGTTGGTTTGCCGCTCCCATCTTGTTTCACATGCCTTCCCACGGAACTGAAGCTCAAGATTTTTGAATTGCTTCCCGGAATTGACCTTGCGAGGGTAGGAGGTGTGTGTTCGGAACTTCGATATTTGACATCCAATAATGACTTATGGAAGCAAAAGTATGTGGAGGAGTTTGCAGAGCGGACAGAAAGGCGAGGGATGATCAATTGGAAGCAAAGTTTCGCATGGTCCTgggaggcgaagaagaagacaaagaggGAGAGTAGTTGGTGGCAGACGCCTTCTCGTGTGGACAGGCCTTTCTACTTCAGGATCAGGAGGGATCCAAACCCGTTTGTTTTTCCAGCAATGATAGGTGGAGACTATGACCGCCTACCTGGGTTTGGGGTTCCTTCTCCTTTTGGCCAGCCATTTCGTCGAGTTCCATTCCGGCGTAACTTTACCCCCAACTGCAATCTGGGAGGATTGAATGGCTGA
- the LOC115735637 gene encoding uncharacterized protein LOC115735637 — protein MANHLEGLVETIKSKVRALKKTKKPYVKMDKSSSVKVEIRSRKARNLIDKTLKLADRPGKRSHF, from the coding sequence ATGGCGAACCATCTGGAGGGCTTGGTGGAGACGATAAAGTCGAAGGTGCGAGcgctgaagaagacgaagaagccGTACGTGAAGATGGACAAGAGCTCGAGCGTGAAGGTGGAGATCCGTAGCCGAAAGGCCCGCAACCTCATCGACAAGACGCTCAAGCTCGCCGATCGCCCCGGCAAGCGCAGCCACTTCTAG
- the LOC115735770 gene encoding uncharacterized protein LOC115735770, whose translation MRNTKVASKQSKIKHLMSAPLRIMSKAKNFYMRNMEDFAGRVGQNGGVGGPAAAQVTTLPKSFSVNSSKERDEDEDFRELVRAVSKRRGLDMTGFESRNGYGSSSGTNNVYGVGRSQSVGLGKIGRIDENIPADEFEEDRLNLKADSAYPRSRSHAVGRRNVGLY comes from the coding sequence ATGAGGAACACCAAAGTGGCCAGCAAGCAAAGCAAGATCAAGCACTTGATGTCGGCGCCCCTGAGGATCATGAGCAAGGCGAAGAACTTCTACATGAGGAACATGGAGGACTTCGCCGGCAGGGTGGGCCAGAACGGCGGAGTTGGCGGCCCTGCCGCTGCTCAGGTCACGACGCTGCCCAAGAGCTTCAGCGTGAACTCATCCAAGGAGagggacgaggacgaggacttCCGGGAGCTCGTGCGGGCCGTTTCTAAGAGGAGAGGCTTGGACATGACCGGTTTCGAGTCGCGGAACGGGTACGGTTCCAGTAGCGGTACCAATAATGTTTACGGCGTGGGGAGGAGCCAAAGCGTGGGGTTGGGGAAGATAGGGAGGATTGATGAGAACATCCCTGCTGATGAGTTTGAGGAAGATAGGTTGAATCTGAAGGCCGATTCGGCGTATCCAAGGAGCAGAAGCCATGCTGTTGGCCGGAGAAACGTTGGGCTCTATTAA